One Mycolicibacterium pulveris genomic region harbors:
- the hadB gene encoding (3R)-hydroxyacyl-ACP dehydratase subunit HadB, producing MPLREFDSVKVGDQLPEKVIPLTRQDLVNYAGVSGDLNPIHWDDEIAKQVGLDTAIAHGMLTMGLGGGYVTSWVGDPAAVTEYNVRFTAVVPVPNDGVGAEIVFNGRVKSVEPETKSVTIALSATAGGKKIFGRAIAVAKLA from the coding sequence ATGCCACTGCGTGAGTTCGATTCGGTGAAGGTAGGTGATCAGCTTCCCGAGAAAGTGATCCCGCTGACGCGGCAGGACCTGGTGAACTACGCCGGGGTGTCCGGCGACCTCAACCCGATTCACTGGGACGACGAGATCGCCAAGCAGGTGGGCCTGGACACCGCGATCGCGCACGGCATGCTGACCATGGGCCTGGGCGGCGGTTACGTCACCTCATGGGTGGGCGACCCGGCCGCGGTCACCGAGTACAACGTGCGCTTCACCGCGGTGGTGCCCGTGCCCAACGACGGCGTCGGCGCCGAGATCGTGTTCAACGGTCGCGTGAAATCCGTTGAGCCAGAAACAAAGTCCGTCACGATCGCGTTGTCGGCCACCGCCGGGGGTAAGAAGATCTTCGGCCGCGCGATCGCTGTCGCGAAGCTGGCGTAG
- the hadA gene encoding (3R)-hydroxyacyl-ACP dehydratase subunit HadA, producing the protein MHFRYPDHYVVGREKVREYATAVKNDDPVFFDEKASAELGHDRLPAPLTFTSVLGYMAQVAFFEHANVGISDMKIVQVDQVLKYVKPIYAGDKLYCDVYVDSVRQAHGADIIVTKNVVTDENGDLVQETYTTLAGRTGEEGEEGFSDATA; encoded by the coding sequence ATGCACTTCCGCTATCCCGACCATTACGTCGTGGGCCGGGAGAAGGTGCGCGAGTACGCGACCGCGGTCAAGAACGACGATCCGGTGTTCTTCGACGAGAAAGCGTCCGCCGAGCTGGGCCATGACCGGTTGCCCGCGCCGCTGACGTTCACCTCGGTGTTGGGCTACATGGCGCAGGTGGCGTTCTTCGAGCACGCCAACGTAGGGATCTCGGACATGAAGATCGTGCAGGTCGACCAGGTGCTCAAGTACGTCAAACCGATCTACGCCGGGGACAAGCTCTACTGCGACGTCTACGTGGATTCGGTTCGGCAGGCGCACGGCGCCGACATCATCGTGACCAAGAACGTCGTCACCGACGAGAACGGTGACCTGGTGCAGGAGACGTACACGACCCTGGCGGGTCGGACCGGTGAAGAGGGAGAAGAGGGTTTCAGCGATGCCACTGCGTGA
- the rpmG gene encoding 50S ribosomal protein L33: protein MASSTDIRPKITLACEVCKHRNYITKKNRRNDPDRLEIKKFCPNCGKHQPHKESR, encoded by the coding sequence GTGGCCTCGAGCACCGACATCCGGCCCAAGATCACCTTGGCCTGCGAGGTGTGCAAGCACCGCAACTACATCACCAAAAAGAACCGCCGCAACGATCCCGACCGGCTCGAGATCAAGAAGTTCTGCCCCAACTGCGGCAAGCACCAGCCGCACAAAGAGTCGCGGTAG
- a CDS encoding glycoside hydrolase family 25 domain-containing protein, which yields MSDTLYADVSEWQASVDDSYPYRVLCIRSNDGTYRDRRWDNNYAWCRRAADSDRLAFFIAYFVWRPNWRQTVDTFTAQVGTPHPKMAVMLDVESWGGQIGGDRSAGINAAYRAVGAYVGSTAKVLGYGNVADLDTLWPHKPPGIRLVVAAYGHNPRYPGKVAHQYTDGSGYGGGLPEGAAPFARCDMNSADGLAPEDFARACGVKSAFPAKGA from the coding sequence GTGTCCGACACCCTTTACGCCGACGTCTCCGAATGGCAGGCGAGCGTCGACGACAGCTACCCGTACCGGGTGCTGTGCATCCGATCCAACGACGGTACCTATCGAGATCGGCGGTGGGACAACAACTATGCGTGGTGTCGACGGGCTGCCGACAGCGACCGGTTGGCGTTTTTCATCGCGTACTTCGTGTGGCGGCCCAACTGGCGGCAGACCGTCGACACGTTCACCGCGCAGGTCGGCACGCCGCATCCGAAGATGGCGGTGATGCTCGACGTCGAGTCGTGGGGCGGGCAGATCGGTGGTGACCGTTCGGCGGGCATCAACGCCGCCTACCGCGCGGTGGGTGCGTACGTCGGCTCGACGGCGAAGGTGCTCGGTTACGGCAACGTCGCCGACCTCGACACGCTGTGGCCGCACAAGCCGCCGGGGATCCGGCTGGTGGTCGCGGCCTACGGGCACAACCCGCGGTATCCGGGCAAGGTGGCCCACCAGTACACCGACGGCTCCGGGTACGGCGGCGGGCTGCCGGAGGGCGCGGCGCCGTTCGCCCGCTGCGACATGAACTCCGCCGACGGGCTCGCGCCGGAGGATTTCGCCCGCGCATGCGGCGTGAAATCGGCATTTCCAGCGAAAGGAGCCTAG
- the rplK gene encoding 50S ribosomal protein L11: MAPKKKVIGLIKLQIQAGQANPAPPVGPALGQHGVNIMEFCKAYNAATENQRGNVVPVEITVYEDRSFDFKLKTPPAAKLLLKAAGVQKGSGEPHINKVAKVTWDQVREIAETKKDDLNANDIEQGAKIIAGTARSMGITVE; encoded by the coding sequence ATGGCCCCGAAGAAGAAAGTCATCGGGCTGATCAAGCTGCAGATTCAGGCCGGGCAGGCCAACCCCGCCCCGCCGGTGGGTCCGGCGCTCGGCCAGCACGGCGTCAACATCATGGAGTTCTGCAAGGCGTACAACGCCGCGACGGAGAACCAGCGCGGCAACGTCGTGCCGGTGGAGATCACCGTCTACGAGGACCGCAGCTTCGACTTCAAGTTGAAGACCCCGCCCGCGGCCAAGCTGCTGCTGAAGGCCGCCGGTGTGCAGAAGGGCTCGGGGGAGCCGCACATCAACAAGGTCGCCAAGGTGACCTGGGATCAGGTGCGTGAGATCGCCGAGACCAAGAAGGACGACCTGAACGCCAACGACATCGAGCAGGGCGCCAAGATCATCGCCGGCACCGCCCGGTCGATGGGCATCACCGTCGAATAG
- a CDS encoding zinc-binding dehydrogenase, with translation MKTVVCTNADLRVVDQPTPIPDRGQLLVEVLRCGICGSDLHARHHMDELADVMAETGYDDFMRSDQQVVFGHEFCGTVVDHGPRTRKAPKPGTTVVAMPLLRRGQGVHGIGLTAKAPGAYAEQLLVEQALTFPVPNGLPADVAALTEPMAVGWHAVQRGEVAKGQVAIVIGCGPIGLAVILGLKAKGVRTVVASDFSAGRRALASRCGADVVVDPAQESPFDGSHGFLESFTDAGDLALNTIEKIHKLRLPWWHVWRAADAAGATTPKHPVIFECVGVPGIIESIISSAPVFSRVVVVGVCMGADRIRPAMAINKEIDLRFVLGYTPLEFRDTLYLLADGKIDAAPLITGTVGLGGVEAAFDALGDPEAHAKILIDPKSDADAP, from the coding sequence GTGAAAACCGTCGTCTGCACCAACGCCGACCTGCGCGTCGTCGACCAACCCACCCCGATCCCGGACCGGGGCCAGCTGCTCGTCGAGGTGCTGCGGTGCGGCATCTGCGGCTCGGATCTGCACGCGCGCCACCACATGGACGAGCTCGCCGACGTGATGGCCGAGACCGGCTACGACGACTTCATGCGCTCCGACCAGCAGGTGGTGTTCGGCCACGAGTTCTGCGGCACCGTCGTCGACCACGGCCCGCGCACCCGCAAGGCGCCCAAACCCGGCACCACCGTCGTGGCGATGCCGCTGTTGCGCCGCGGCCAGGGCGTGCACGGTATCGGCCTGACCGCCAAGGCGCCCGGCGCGTACGCCGAGCAGCTGCTCGTCGAGCAGGCGCTGACGTTCCCGGTGCCCAACGGATTACCGGCCGACGTCGCCGCGCTCACCGAGCCGATGGCCGTCGGCTGGCACGCGGTGCAGCGCGGCGAGGTCGCCAAGGGGCAGGTCGCGATCGTCATCGGCTGTGGGCCGATCGGGCTGGCGGTGATCCTGGGGCTGAAGGCCAAGGGGGTGCGCACCGTGGTCGCCAGCGACTTCTCGGCGGGACGACGCGCGCTGGCCAGCCGGTGCGGCGCCGACGTCGTCGTGGATCCCGCGCAGGAGTCGCCGTTCGACGGTTCGCACGGGTTCCTCGAATCGTTCACCGACGCGGGTGATCTGGCGTTAAACACGATCGAGAAGATCCACAAGCTGCGGCTGCCGTGGTGGCATGTGTGGCGCGCCGCCGACGCGGCGGGGGCGACGACGCCGAAGCATCCGGTCATCTTCGAATGCGTTGGGGTGCCGGGGATTATCGAGAGCATCATCAGCAGCGCGCCGGTGTTCTCCCGGGTCGTGGTGGTGGGCGTGTGTATGGGCGCCGATCGGATACGTCCGGCGATGGCGATCAACAAGGAGATCGACCTGCGCTTCGTGCTCGGCTACACGCCGCTGGAGTTCCGCGACACCCTGTATCTGTTGGCCGACGGCAAGATCGACGCCGCCCCGCTGATCACGGGCACTGTCGGCTTGGGCGGTGTCGAGGCGGCGTTCGACGCGCTGGGCGATCCCGAGGCGCACGCCAAGATTCTGATCGATCCCAAGAGCGACGCGGACGCGCCGTAG
- the hadC gene encoding (3R)-hydroxyacyl-ACP dehydratase subunit HadC, with translation MALKIDIRGMVWKYPEPFVVGREQIRQYANAVRAEDPQSYDMVAAEASGHDGLVAPLTFMSIFAVMIQRHFFQHNDVGFETMQIVQVDQKFKYHRPIKEGDALTGVLHIETVDERFGADIVTTRNVLTDPSGEVVMESFTTLMGHEGDNSISAGWDPKTGQVTRKPVTHDTAESAETEAQAAD, from the coding sequence ATGGCCCTCAAAATCGATATCCGGGGCATGGTCTGGAAGTACCCCGAGCCGTTCGTCGTGGGCCGCGAGCAGATCCGCCAGTACGCCAACGCGGTCAGGGCCGAGGACCCGCAGAGCTACGACATGGTGGCCGCCGAGGCGTCCGGGCATGACGGGCTGGTGGCGCCGCTGACGTTTATGTCGATCTTCGCGGTGATGATCCAGCGGCACTTCTTCCAGCACAACGACGTGGGCTTCGAGACCATGCAGATCGTGCAGGTGGACCAGAAGTTCAAATACCACCGCCCGATCAAGGAGGGTGACGCGCTCACCGGCGTGCTGCACATCGAGACCGTCGACGAGCGGTTCGGCGCCGACATCGTCACCACCCGCAACGTGCTCACCGACCCGAGCGGCGAGGTGGTGATGGAGTCCTTCACGACGCTGATGGGCCATGAGGGCGACAACTCCATCTCGGCGGGCTGGGACCCCAAGACGGGCCAGGTGACGCGCAAGCCCGTCACGCACGACACCGCCGAAAGCGCCGAGACCGAGGCGCAGGCGGCGGATTAG
- a CDS encoding crotonase/enoyl-CoA hydratase family protein — translation MTSAVGYDLTESVATLTMDDGKVNVLGPTMQAAVNDALDRAEKDNAKAVVLAGNERVFSGGFDLTVFQSGDVEAGLGMLTGGFELAVRCLTFPKPVIMAATGPAIAMGSFLLLSGDHRVGQPKSRCQAIEVAIGMTIPIAALEIMRMRLTPAAFQRGASMASTFAGDEAIAAGWLDEIVDADRVLTRAQELAAEAASSLHAGAHLATKMKARDSALAAIRAGIDGLASEFSLR, via the coding sequence ATGACCAGCGCTGTCGGCTATGACCTCACCGAATCGGTCGCCACCCTCACCATGGACGACGGCAAGGTCAACGTGCTCGGCCCGACCATGCAGGCGGCCGTCAACGATGCCCTGGATCGCGCCGAGAAGGACAACGCCAAGGCCGTGGTGCTCGCGGGCAACGAGCGGGTATTCAGCGGCGGCTTCGATCTGACGGTGTTTCAGTCCGGCGACGTCGAGGCCGGCCTCGGCATGCTGACCGGAGGATTCGAGCTGGCGGTGCGCTGCCTGACGTTTCCCAAGCCGGTCATCATGGCCGCGACGGGCCCGGCGATCGCGATGGGCTCGTTTCTGCTGCTGTCCGGCGATCACCGGGTCGGCCAGCCGAAGTCCAGGTGCCAGGCGATCGAGGTGGCGATCGGCATGACGATCCCGATCGCCGCGCTGGAGATCATGCGGATGCGGTTGACGCCCGCGGCGTTTCAACGCGGCGCGTCGATGGCGTCGACGTTCGCCGGCGACGAGGCGATCGCGGCCGGTTGGCTCGACGAGATCGTCGACGCCGACCGTGTGCTGACCCGCGCGCAGGAGCTGGCCGCCGAGGCGGCCTCGAGCCTGCACGCCGGTGCGCACCTGGCCACCAAGATGAAGGCGCGCGATTCGGCACTGGCCGCGATCCGCGCCGGAATCGACGGCTTGGCAAGCGAATTCAGTCTGCGCTAG
- a CDS encoding T6SS phospholipase effector Tle1-like catalytic domain-containing protein: MVKKLVLCFDRDEGGSSPRDATDSVRLLSLLVQGNQQLSWQHDAASKAHRIPSRKAAADEARAAIAEAYGFLVDHWEPGDRIFMFGSGRAAYCAQALTRLLGTVGVLPDLMDFVLDAYAVPRTKRTPQDWQRVARVAAELSARHDVVVPVWFLGLWDTLRIPGFTRRTTPAPLDNVVLGRHAVAIEGLPGERRIGTASRRIEEVWFRGSHRDITGEPGACRELAAITFDWMLDGATRAGLEVWPRLRYAVPVPTECDAVAGSPHRLALRRLPDGAAVHSSVDVYLRAHPEYWRRLPARVTWADPEWLARGERLVPLAS, translated from the coding sequence GTGGTGAAGAAGCTCGTGTTGTGTTTCGACCGCGACGAGGGCGGTTCGTCGCCGCGGGATGCCACCGACTCCGTACGGTTGCTGAGTTTGCTGGTCCAGGGAAATCAGCAACTGAGCTGGCAGCACGATGCCGCGTCGAAGGCGCACCGGATACCCAGCCGCAAGGCGGCCGCCGACGAGGCGAGGGCGGCCATCGCGGAGGCCTACGGCTTCCTGGTCGACCACTGGGAGCCCGGGGACCGCATCTTCATGTTCGGGTCCGGGCGCGCGGCGTACTGCGCGCAGGCGCTGACCCGGCTGCTGGGCACCGTCGGGGTGCTTCCCGACCTGATGGACTTCGTGCTCGACGCGTACGCGGTGCCGCGCACCAAGCGCACGCCGCAGGACTGGCAGCGGGTGGCGCGGGTCGCGGCCGAACTGTCCGCGCGACACGACGTCGTCGTGCCGGTCTGGTTCCTGGGGCTGTGGGACACGCTGCGGATTCCGGGCTTCACCCGCCGCACCACGCCCGCGCCGCTGGACAACGTCGTGCTCGGCCGCCACGCCGTCGCGATTGAAGGGTTGCCCGGTGAGCGCCGGATCGGAACGGCGTCGCGGCGCATCGAGGAGGTCTGGTTCCGCGGTTCGCACCGCGACATCACCGGCGAGCCGGGCGCCTGCCGGGAGTTGGCCGCAATCACGTTCGACTGGATGCTCGACGGCGCGACGCGGGCCGGGCTGGAGGTCTGGCCGCGGCTGCGCTACGCGGTGCCCGTGCCCACCGAGTGCGACGCGGTGGCGGGCAGCCCGCACCGGCTGGCGCTGCGCCGGCTGCCCGACGGCGCGGCCGTGCACTCCAGCGTCGACGTGTACCTGCGCGCGCATCCCGAGTACTGGCGGCGGCTGCCGGCCCGGGTGACGTGGGCCGACCCGGAGTGGCTGGCCCGCGGCGAGCGACTGGTTCCGCTCGCGTCGTGA
- a CDS encoding MBL fold metallo-hydrolase, whose protein sequence is MANDDRLYFRQLLSGRDFAAGDMMAQQMRNFAYLIGDRQTGDAVVVDPAYAAGDLVDALEADGMRLSGVLVTHHHPDHVGGSMMGFELKGLAELLERVSVPVHVNSLEADWVSRITGIARSELTEHQHGDVVKIGDIEIELLHTPGHTPGSQCFLLDGRLVAGDTLFLEGCGRTDFPGGNVDDMFRSLQALAKLSGDPTVYPGHWYSMEPSASLSEVRRTNYVYRASNLDQWRMLMGG, encoded by the coding sequence ATGGCTAACGACGACCGCCTCTACTTCCGGCAGCTGCTGTCGGGTCGCGACTTCGCGGCCGGCGACATGATGGCCCAGCAGATGCGCAACTTCGCCTACCTGATCGGCGACCGCCAGACCGGTGACGCCGTGGTCGTGGACCCCGCGTACGCCGCGGGCGATCTGGTCGACGCCCTGGAGGCCGACGGCATGCGCCTGTCCGGTGTGCTGGTGACACATCACCACCCCGACCACGTCGGCGGGTCGATGATGGGCTTCGAGCTCAAGGGGCTGGCCGAGCTGCTGGAGCGGGTCAGCGTGCCCGTGCACGTCAACAGCCTTGAGGCGGACTGGGTTTCGCGGATCACCGGGATCGCGCGCAGCGAACTCACCGAGCATCAGCACGGCGACGTGGTCAAGATCGGTGACATCGAGATCGAGTTGCTGCACACGCCGGGCCACACGCCGGGCAGCCAGTGCTTCCTGCTCGACGGGCGCCTGGTCGCCGGCGACACGCTGTTCCTCGAGGGCTGCGGGCGCACCGACTTCCCCGGCGGCAACGTCGACGACATGTTCCGCAGCCTGCAGGCGCTGGCCAAGCTGTCCGGCGACCCGACGGTGTATCCGGGGCACTGGTACTCGATGGAGCCCAGCGCGTCGCTGTCCGAGGTGCGCCGGACCAACTACGTGTACCGGGCGAGCAACCTCGACCAGTGGCGCATGTTGATGGGCGGCTGA
- a CDS encoding DUF3060 domain-containing protein: MNPQDDPEERIRQLEQLRAGQGAVELGATQPTTQPTTQLPPPAYPSPYGAPQYGVSYPQVPRRRRSVGLIFTIGAIGMFVMFGVVVAIGLNMSTQAPTREPGVAGGGGLLDPGPSVDIPEIDIPAIEPMLPGNDSVVSAPPGGSLSVAGVDGTKTVECDDSEISVSGVNNTVTITGHCALVTVSGVDNEVVLDSADTIRASGFDNRVTYHFGEPSIDATDRNVIERG, translated from the coding sequence ATGAATCCGCAGGACGACCCCGAGGAGCGCATCCGCCAGCTCGAGCAGCTGCGGGCCGGGCAGGGCGCCGTCGAGTTGGGTGCCACCCAGCCGACCACCCAGCCGACGACGCAGCTGCCACCGCCGGCGTATCCGAGCCCGTACGGCGCGCCGCAGTACGGGGTGTCGTATCCGCAGGTCCCGCGTCGCCGGAGATCGGTGGGGCTGATCTTCACGATCGGTGCGATCGGCATGTTCGTGATGTTCGGCGTGGTCGTGGCGATCGGGTTAAACATGAGCACCCAGGCGCCGACCAGGGAGCCTGGAGTGGCCGGTGGCGGCGGGTTGCTGGATCCGGGTCCGAGCGTTGACATCCCCGAGATCGACATCCCTGCGATCGAGCCGATGCTGCCCGGCAACGACTCGGTGGTGAGCGCACCCCCGGGCGGAAGCCTGAGCGTCGCGGGCGTGGACGGCACCAAGACCGTCGAGTGCGACGACAGCGAGATCAGCGTCAGCGGCGTCAACAACACCGTGACGATCACGGGCCACTGCGCGCTCGTCACGGTGTCGGGCGTCGACAACGAGGTGGTCCTCGACAGCGCCGACACCATCCGCGCCTCCGGGTTCGACAACCGCGTGACCTACCACTTCGGTGAGCCCTCGATCGACGCCACCGACCGCAACGTCATCGAACGGGGTTGA
- a CDS encoding magnesium transporter CorA family protein, whose product MKKVRGRVWRGGKPQDDFVFESISDYLAEDDALVWCDIYDPDHETFKALAEEIGLNIWAVEDAIAAAERTKAVSYHTHTFFTVYAVSCTEPADDNASTIQTHRISSFVLPHGLITVRLSPHFEIDAVSQRFDELGGQEFGVGSLVHGLLDVVVDGHFDAVQVLDDRIEAVEDELFADRPQKALQRRTFQLRKDLVKLRRVVLPMREVVSSIQHRRFDTKTAPELDPLYADLYDHVLRVSEWTESLRDMITTVFETNLSLQDARLNTVMKKLTGWAAIIAVPTAITGFYGQNVTYPGIDTVGGFVTSSVIIVLLVIILYISFKQRDWL is encoded by the coding sequence GTGAAGAAGGTCCGGGGGCGGGTGTGGCGCGGCGGCAAGCCGCAGGACGACTTCGTCTTCGAATCGATCTCGGACTACCTGGCCGAAGACGACGCGCTGGTGTGGTGCGACATCTACGACCCCGACCACGAGACGTTCAAGGCGCTCGCCGAGGAGATCGGGCTGAACATCTGGGCCGTCGAGGACGCGATCGCCGCGGCTGAACGCACCAAAGCCGTTTCCTACCACACGCACACGTTCTTCACCGTCTACGCCGTCTCGTGCACCGAGCCCGCCGACGACAACGCGTCGACGATCCAGACCCACCGCATCTCGAGTTTCGTGCTGCCGCACGGGCTGATCACCGTGCGGCTGTCCCCTCATTTCGAGATCGACGCGGTGTCACAGCGGTTCGACGAACTCGGCGGCCAGGAGTTCGGGGTGGGTTCGCTGGTGCACGGGCTGCTCGACGTGGTCGTCGACGGCCACTTCGACGCGGTGCAGGTGCTCGACGACCGCATCGAGGCCGTCGAGGACGAACTGTTCGCCGACCGACCGCAGAAGGCGTTGCAGCGACGCACTTTTCAGCTGCGCAAGGATCTAGTGAAGCTGCGCCGGGTGGTGCTGCCGATGCGTGAGGTGGTCAGCTCGATACAGCACCGCCGGTTCGACACGAAGACCGCGCCCGAGCTGGACCCGCTGTACGCCGATCTCTACGACCACGTGCTGCGGGTGTCGGAGTGGACAGAGTCGTTGCGCGACATGATCACGACGGTGTTCGAGACCAACCTGTCGCTGCAGGACGCGCGGCTGAACACGGTGATGAAGAAGCTCACCGGCTGGGCGGCGATCATCGCGGTGCCGACGGCGATCACCGGCTTCTACGGGCAGAACGTGACCTATCCCGGCATCGACACGGTCGGCGGTTTCGTGACGAGCAGCGTCATCATCGTGCTGCTCGTGATCATCTTGTACATCAGCTTCAAACAGCGCGACTGGTTGTGA
- the nusG gene encoding transcription termination/antitermination protein NusG translates to MTSFEGDTPSAEAVDLVDDATTEAAKDDVADDAVTDEAPEASEASEAEAPAADETAGEAAEQEEEEEDPAEALKRELRSKPGEWYVIHSYAGYENKVKANLETRVQNLDVGDYIFQVEVPTEEVTEIKNGQRKQVNRKVLPGYILVRMELNDESWGAVRNTPGVTGFVGATSRPSPLSLDDVVKFLLPPAAAKKPGKAASTAAAAADAGIERAPIEVDFEVGESVTVMDGPFATLPASISEVNAEQQKLKVLVSIFGRETPVELTFNQVAKL, encoded by the coding sequence GTGACTAGCTTCGAGGGCGACACGCCTTCGGCCGAGGCCGTCGATCTCGTCGACGATGCCACCACGGAGGCCGCGAAGGACGACGTCGCCGACGACGCGGTGACCGACGAGGCGCCCGAGGCGTCCGAGGCGTCCGAGGCTGAGGCGCCCGCGGCTGACGAGACCGCCGGGGAGGCTGCCGAGCAGGAGGAAGAGGAAGAGGATCCGGCGGAGGCGCTGAAGCGCGAGCTGCGCAGCAAGCCCGGCGAGTGGTATGTCATCCACAGCTACGCCGGCTACGAGAACAAGGTGAAGGCCAACCTCGAGACCCGCGTGCAGAACCTCGACGTCGGCGACTACATCTTCCAGGTCGAGGTGCCCACCGAAGAGGTCACCGAGATCAAGAACGGCCAGCGCAAGCAGGTCAACCGCAAGGTGTTGCCCGGCTACATCCTGGTGCGCATGGAGCTCAACGACGAGTCCTGGGGCGCGGTGCGCAACACCCCGGGTGTGACGGGGTTCGTGGGTGCGACGTCTCGGCCGTCGCCGCTGTCGCTGGACGACGTGGTGAAGTTCCTGCTGCCGCCGGCGGCGGCGAAGAAGCCGGGCAAGGCGGCGTCGACGGCGGCCGCGGCGGCCGACGCCGGTATCGAGCGGGCGCCGATCGAGGTGGACTTCGAGGTGGGCGAGTCGGTCACCGTCATGGACGGCCCGTTCGCCACGCTGCCCGCGTCGATCAGCGAGGTCAACGCCGAACAGCAGAAGCTGAAGGTGTTGGTGTCGATCTTCGGCCGCGAAACCCCGGTGGAACTGACGTTCAACCAAGTAGCCAAGCTTTAG
- a CDS encoding NYN domain-containing protein — protein sequence MTDTDAARVAVYLDFDNIVISRYDQIHGRNSFMRDKAAGFHKHPGRLAQARVDIGAIIDFASSYGTLVLTRAYADWSADVNADYRDQLVARAVDLVQLFPAAAYGKNAADIRLAVDAVEDMFRLPDLTHVVIVAGDSDYIPLAQRCKRLGRYVVGIGITGSISRSLTAACDEYVSYDALPGVAPVKPAKRRRTKADVDQEPEAPDPQAAATALLERALRIGHEKDDADWLHNSAVKAQMKRMDPSFSERSLGYRSFSDFLRSRGDLVELDESSTIRMVRLRNDD from the coding sequence GTGACCGATACCGACGCGGCGCGGGTTGCGGTGTACCTGGACTTCGACAACATCGTCATCTCTCGCTACGACCAGATCCACGGGCGCAACTCGTTCATGCGCGACAAGGCCGCCGGCTTCCACAAACACCCCGGCCGGCTGGCCCAGGCCCGCGTCGACATCGGCGCCATCATCGACTTCGCCTCCTCGTACGGCACCCTCGTGCTGACCAGGGCCTACGCCGACTGGTCCGCCGACGTCAACGCCGACTACCGCGACCAACTCGTCGCCCGCGCGGTCGACCTCGTCCAGCTGTTTCCCGCCGCCGCCTACGGCAAGAACGCCGCCGACATCCGGCTGGCCGTCGACGCCGTCGAGGACATGTTCCGGCTGCCCGACCTCACCCACGTGGTGATCGTGGCCGGCGACTCCGACTACATTCCGCTGGCCCAGCGCTGCAAGCGGCTCGGCCGCTACGTCGTCGGCATCGGCATCACCGGCTCCATCAGCCGCTCGCTGACCGCCGCGTGCGACGAGTACGTCTCCTACGACGCGCTGCCCGGCGTCGCCCCGGTGAAGCCGGCCAAGCGCCGACGCACCAAGGCCGACGTCGACCAGGAACCCGAGGCTCCCGATCCGCAGGCGGCGGCGACGGCGTTGTTGGAGCGTGCGCTGCGCATCGGCCACGAGAAGGACGACGCCGACTGGCTGCACAACTCGGCGGTCAAGGCGCAGATGAAACGCATGGACCCGTCGTTTTCGGAGCGGTCGCTGGGCTATCGCTCGTTCAGCGACTTCCTGCGCTCCCGCGGCGACCTCGTCGAACTCGACGAGAGCAGCACGATACGGATGGTCCGGCTGCGCAACGACGACTGA
- the secE gene encoding preprotein translocase subunit SecE — MSDSEPARPDSTGAGSNPGPGDGRDSDGRTAVATPARPTGKRSRRGAVAEGESDAVDLATGTEAAPTKDGSGKKKKTAKKRGDGPSRNPLVFVWTYLQQVVAELRKVIWPNRKQMVSYTIVVLAFLAFMVAMIWAADFGLSKLINLVFG; from the coding sequence GTGAGCGATTCCGAGCCGGCACGCCCCGATTCGACAGGCGCCGGCAGCAACCCTGGCCCCGGCGACGGTCGCGACAGCGACGGTCGGACCGCGGTGGCGACGCCTGCGCGACCGACCGGGAAGCGGTCGCGGCGCGGCGCTGTCGCAGAGGGGGAGAGCGACGCCGTCGACCTGGCCACCGGAACCGAGGCCGCGCCGACCAAGGACGGGTCGGGCAAAAAGAAGAAGACCGCCAAGAAGCGCGGCGACGGTCCGTCGCGCAATCCGTTGGTTTTCGTCTGGACCTACCTACAGCAGGTCGTCGCCGAGTTGCGCAAGGTCATCTGGCCGAACCGCAAGCAGATGGTCAGCTACACCATCGTGGTGCTGGCGTTCCTGGCGTTCATGGTCGCGATGATCTGGGCCGCCGATTTCGGCCTGAGCAAGCTCATCAACCTGGTGTTCGGCTGA